One window from the genome of Calonectris borealis chromosome 24, bCalBor7.hap1.2, whole genome shotgun sequence encodes:
- the SCN3B gene encoding sodium channel regulatory subunit beta-3, which yields MAALPRLVCASSVVLVVWAGFCSAVCVEVPSETEAVQGKNMKLLCISCMKREEVTASTVVEWFYRPEGGKDEPIYEYRKTNHEFPSRFSGRLQWNGSKDMQDVSISVLNVTLNDSGIYTCNITREFEFEIHRPLFTSSRLIHLTVVEEAGEDFTSVISEIMMYILLVFLTLWLLIEMVYCYRKVSKAEEAAQENATDYLAIPSENKENCAVPVEE from the exons ATGGCTGCACTGCCAAGGCTGGTTTGTGCGTCTTCAGTCGTGTTGGTGGTCTGGG CTGGTTTTTGTTCTGCAGTATGTGTTGAAGTTCCATCAGAGACAGAGGCTGTCCAAGGAAAGAACATGAAGCTACTCTGCATCTCCTGCATGAAGAGGGAAGAGGTCACAGCCAGCACAGTGGTGGAATGGTTCTACAGGCCGGAGGGTGGAAAAGATGAACCT ATCTACGAGTACAGGAAAACAAACCATGAATTTCCAAGCCGCTTCAGTGGTCGGTTACAGTGGAATGGGAGTAAAGACATGCAGGATGTATCCATCTCTGTCTTAAATGTGACCTTGAATGATTCAGGTATCTACACCTGTAACATCACCCGGGAGTTTGAGTTTGAGATTCACCGACCTCTCTTCACAAGCTCCAGACTGATCCACCTCACCGTGGTGGAGGAAG CTGGAGAAGACTTCACCTCAGTCATCTCTGAAATTATGATGTATATTCTGCTGGTCTTCCTCACCTTGTGGCTACTGATAGAAATGGTCTATTGCTACAGGAAAGTCTCTAAGGCAgaggaggctgcccaggaaaATGC GACAGACTATCTTGCGATTCCatcagaaaacaaggaaaactgTGCCGTGCCTGTGGAGGAATAG